Proteins co-encoded in one Thermochromatium tepidum ATCC 43061 genomic window:
- a CDS encoding retropepsin-like aspartic protease family protein has translation MPRFDPRLLTAVCLLMVGLVQAQGPASTVPVQSKRVEVAAELDRLSRELNFEVRGIEQTKGATARADGESIVERLHLLLEDFDHVIVQAPGASGVERVIILGEKAASVPPPVVGEGVGSSAGADAVVLATQRRGSSHLVTLGVEGVSGGEIIQESMLIDTGADRVVLPVSLISSLGFALDALQQQQVQTANGAVDARVGRVPAIWVGPRRIENVEVAFIDDQRLGTTPLAGMSLLGRFRMTIDDEKNQLTLVPK, from the coding sequence ATGCCCAGGTTTGATCCACGCTTGTTGACGGCGGTGTGCTTGCTCATGGTCGGCCTGGTCCAGGCTCAAGGACCGGCATCGACAGTGCCGGTTCAATCCAAGCGGGTTGAGGTTGCCGCCGAACTCGATCGGCTCAGCCGCGAACTCAACTTCGAGGTGCGCGGCATCGAGCAGACCAAGGGCGCCACGGCGCGCGCCGACGGGGAGTCGATCGTCGAACGTCTCCATCTCCTGCTGGAGGACTTCGATCATGTGATCGTGCAGGCGCCGGGTGCATCCGGGGTCGAGCGCGTCATCATTCTCGGCGAGAAGGCGGCCTCTGTGCCGCCGCCCGTGGTCGGTGAGGGGGTGGGGTCGTCGGCGGGCGCGGATGCAGTCGTCCTGGCGACTCAGCGCCGTGGCTCGTCTCATCTGGTGACGCTGGGGGTGGAAGGGGTGTCTGGTGGCGAGATTATCCAGGAATCGATGCTCATCGATACGGGCGCTGACCGCGTGGTGCTGCCGGTCTCGCTGATCTCCTCGCTGGGATTTGCGCTGGATGCACTCCAGCAACAGCAGGTACAGACGGCCAATGGCGCGGTCGATGCGCGTGTCGGACGGGTGCCCGCTATCTGGGTGGGACCCAGGCGGATCGAGAACGTCGAGGTCGCCTTCATCGACGATCAGCGGCTGGGCACAACCCCGCTTGCAGGCATGAGTCTGCTCGGGCGCTTTCGCATGACCATCGACGATGAGAAGAATCAGCTCACCCTGGTTCCGAAATGA
- a CDS encoding SLC13 family permease, whose translation MLDAIRALSKTDIAGAAFTAFAIYLAGIAPTPEIAWVNGFLLLTIFLFAFEVVSVDVAAITVMVLLGLTSLAAPLMGLKQGLVPVEHLFDGFASNAVISIIAVMIVGAGLDKTGVMSRVAAFIMRIGGSTEQRIIPLISGTVGVISSFMQNVGAAALFIPVVSRISARTGLPMSRLLMPMGFCALLGGTITMVGSSPLILLNDLILTSNKTLPAGVTPMQTFELFDVTPIGVALLLTGIIYFVLAGRLVLPAHRTTKPEPGDTRDYLAKTYGLTDFEIGEFRVPMRDSHLIGMSVDEMERIWKVHLVGVEKGDGLRFGADGVDRTLGITPGSTLALLGTADSLLDVANANKLERKRDLDLFAEAMSPAKAGIAEILIPPGSSLIGKTARDIWMRKTYGLSLLAINRGGHQITYKTGGVRNTPFMAGDALVVHTTWADLARIEKDRNFVVVTTEYPHEELRPHKIWAALALFILTLSLVLFTDLRLSIALFVGALGMVLTRVLSMEEAYQAVSWKSVFLLASLIPLGLAVEQSGTAAWIAEQTLAALGEVPIWVVQAALALLATAFTLVMSNVGATVLLVPLAVNMALGSGADPAVFALTVAIATSNSFFLPTHQVNALIMGPGGYRVTDYMRAGGIMTVLFLVVALTMINLVM comes from the coding sequence ATGCTCGATGCCATCCGTGCCCTGTCCAAAACGGACATCGCGGGCGCCGCCTTCACCGCTTTTGCGATCTATCTAGCCGGAATCGCCCCTACACCCGAGATTGCCTGGGTGAATGGCTTTCTACTGCTGACGATCTTTCTGTTCGCCTTCGAGGTGGTCAGTGTCGATGTGGCGGCGATCACTGTCATGGTGCTGCTGGGCCTGACCAGTCTGGCTGCACCCCTGATGGGGCTCAAACAGGGCCTGGTGCCGGTCGAACATCTGTTCGACGGGTTTGCCAGTAACGCCGTGATCTCGATCATCGCGGTCATGATCGTTGGGGCCGGCTTAGACAAGACTGGGGTCATGTCCAGGGTCGCTGCCTTCATCATGCGCATCGGCGGCTCGACCGAACAGCGTATCATCCCCCTGATCTCGGGCACGGTCGGGGTCATCTCCAGCTTCATGCAAAACGTCGGCGCCGCCGCACTCTTCATCCCGGTCGTCAGCCGCATCTCGGCGCGCACCGGGCTGCCGATGTCGCGTCTGCTCATGCCCATGGGGTTCTGCGCCCTGCTCGGTGGCACCATCACCATGGTCGGCTCCAGTCCACTGATCCTGCTCAATGACCTGATCCTGACCTCGAACAAGACCCTGCCTGCCGGCGTGACGCCGATGCAGACCTTCGAGCTGTTCGACGTGACGCCGATCGGCGTTGCGCTCCTGCTCACGGGGATCATCTATTTCGTGCTGGCTGGACGTCTGGTGCTTCCGGCCCATCGCACGACCAAGCCCGAGCCCGGCGATACCCGGGACTACCTGGCCAAGACCTATGGCCTGACCGACTTCGAGATCGGCGAGTTCCGCGTACCGATGCGCGACAGCCATCTGATCGGGATGAGCGTCGACGAAATGGAGCGGATCTGGAAGGTGCATTTGGTTGGTGTCGAGAAGGGCGACGGACTGCGCTTTGGGGCCGATGGCGTCGACCGCACACTCGGCATCACCCCCGGCAGCACCCTGGCGCTGCTCGGTACGGCCGACTCGCTCCTGGATGTGGCCAATGCCAACAAGCTCGAACGCAAGCGCGACCTCGACCTCTTCGCCGAGGCCATGTCACCGGCCAAGGCCGGCATCGCCGAGATCCTGATCCCGCCCGGCTCCAGCCTGATCGGCAAGACCGCGCGCGACATCTGGATGCGCAAGACCTATGGCCTGTCGCTGCTGGCGATCAATCGCGGCGGCCATCAGATCACCTACAAGACCGGCGGGGTGCGCAATACGCCCTTTATGGCAGGCGATGCCTTGGTGGTCCACACCACCTGGGCCGATCTGGCGCGCATCGAGAAGGATCGTAACTTCGTGGTGGTCACGACCGAGTATCCCCACGAAGAACTACGCCCACATAAGATCTGGGCCGCGCTGGCGCTCTTCATCCTGACCTTGAGCCTGGTCCTGTTCACCGACCTGCGGCTCTCGATCGCCCTGTTCGTGGGCGCGCTCGGGATGGTGCTCACGCGGGTGCTAAGCATGGAGGAGGCCTATCAAGCGGTGAGCTGGAAATCGGTATTTCTGCTCGCCTCGCTAATCCCGCTGGGTCTGGCGGTCGAACAGAGCGGCACCGCGGCCTGGATCGCCGAACAGACGCTGGCTGCGCTCGGTGAGGTCCCGATCTGGGTGGTACAGGCCGCGTTGGCGCTGTTGGCCACCGCCTTCACCCTGGTGATGTCGAACGTCGGCGCCACAGTGCTCTTGGTGCCGCTGGCGGTCAACATGGCGCTGGGCAGCGGCGCCGATCCGGCGGTCTTCGCCCTCACGGTCGCCATCGCCACCTCCAATTCGTTCTTCCTGCCCACGCATCAGGTCAATGCCCTGATCATGGGGCCGGGCGGCTATCGGGTCACCGACTATATGCGCGCTGGTGGCATCATGACGGTGCTGTTCCTGGTGGTGGCCCTGACCATGATCAATCTGGTGATGTAG
- the ubiG gene encoding bifunctional 2-polyprenyl-6-hydroxyphenol methylase/3-demethylubiquinol 3-O-methyltransferase UbiG, with the protein MSTAHLSAPSIDPEEIAYFERLAHRWWDTEGPFWPLHRLNAFRVEYLRHWLCAALGRDPGCERPFADLRILDIGCGGGILSESMARLGAEVTGIDITEKNLQVARIHAEWSGLAIDYRLVSVEQLAKEGVAFDIVLNMEVIEHVEHLPAFLTECAHLVRPGGLMVISTINRTLAAWFMAILGAEFILRWLPRGTHHYHKLVRPDEIAQGLGPGYRLVHETGVRVNPFRRTFGPTRWMGVNYMMVWTRHA; encoded by the coding sequence ATGTCCACTGCCCATCTCTCCGCGCCAAGTATCGATCCCGAGGAGATCGCCTATTTCGAGCGGCTTGCCCACCGCTGGTGGGACACCGAGGGCCCCTTTTGGCCGCTCCATCGGCTCAATGCCTTCCGGGTCGAGTATCTCAGGCACTGGCTGTGTGCGGCACTGGGTCGCGATCCGGGGTGCGAGCGCCCCTTTGCCGACCTGCGGATACTCGACATCGGCTGTGGCGGTGGCATCCTGAGTGAATCCATGGCTCGACTGGGGGCCGAGGTCACCGGGATCGACATCACCGAAAAGAATCTCCAGGTCGCCCGGATCCATGCCGAGTGGAGCGGATTGGCGATCGACTATCGCCTGGTGAGCGTCGAGCAGCTAGCGAAGGAGGGGGTCGCGTTCGACATCGTGCTCAATATGGAGGTCATCGAACACGTCGAGCATCTCCCCGCCTTCCTCACCGAGTGCGCGCATCTGGTGCGACCCGGGGGGCTCATGGTCATATCCACCATCAACCGCACCCTAGCCGCCTGGTTCATGGCCATCCTAGGGGCCGAATTCATCCTACGCTGGCTGCCGCGCGGAACCCATCACTACCACAAGCTGGTGCGACCCGACGAGATCGCCCAGGGGCTAGGCCCAGGTTATCGTCTGGTGCATGAGACCGGGGTTCGCGTCAATCCGTTCAGGCGCACCTTCGGGCCGACACGCTGGATGGGCGTCAATTACATGATGGTCTGGACTCGGCACGCCTGA
- the dnaB gene encoding replicative DNA helicase — MFESETAGPPASVTGLDELRVPPYNLHAEQSLLGGLMLDNDAWDRIADMVSEADFYRREHRLIFEAISRLAEVDQPFDVVTLADKLESSQRLNEVGGLSYLGILAGQTPSAANITAYAKIVRQASVRRQMIAAGIAIADSAYHPDGRETSELLDEAERRVFAIAEQESRGGGGFQPIRSLLTQAVERIDALYLRDEPITGLATGFADFDEMTSGLQPSDLIIVAGRPSMGKCVAADTEILLDDGRVATIEDIVRARQARLLTLGDDWRFGWTQPSAFVDDGRKPVFRVTTRLGRRIETTAPHPYLTPAGWRPLSELQVGESIAVPRRLPIFGREAMRDCEVKLLGYLIGDGSLTGTRPLFTNSDPRVRADFSAAVEAFGGVRATVKLFRDRTAQVSVASDQSRLAELRQCFADALCSACERIELSQRSLALSIGASPASVCNWAHGRRLPNPAMFAALESVFGDELTTCLPDGRESAAKNAPNALTRWLKTLGLWGHDAHAKFVPAPVFCLPKDQLALFLNRLFTTNGWATVLTSGQPQLGYATVSERLSRQIQHLLLRFGIIAKRRQRRIERLEGESRIWQLDITDAESIEIFAREIGIFAKESALSRVLEALQGRRRQTNCDLIPRAFWERIARLRGDESWSHLAQCAGLRGTSNIHVGRRDLSRPRLVALAEALEDRYLADVAAGDVYWDRIVAIESLGERQVYDLTIPETHNFVANDICVHNTTFAMNVAENIAIQSKRPVAVFSMEMPGDSLAMRMMSSLGRIDQHRVRTGRLEDDEWPRLTSAVNLLSETSIFIDDSPALSPIEVRARARRLKREQGDLALIVIDYLQLMQAPSVGENRATEISAISRALKGLARELNVPVIALSQLNRSLENRPNKRPVMSDLRECVTGETLVVLADGRRVPIRDLVGTCPDVVSIDESGRLIKAKSDCVWCVGRRPVSIVRLASGRRIRATTEHRLVGANGWQTVGELTPGSRLAIARRLPSPLDSQRWPDHHLILLAHLVGGGSYLRDQPLRYTTASEDNSRIVSACASQFGVRVNRHAGVGAWHQLVFSGNGNRWHPAGINLWLRDLGIFGQRSHEKRLPTDLFRLDNDQLALFLRHLWATDGRISLRKPGQKGSHGVHLSTNSRGLAEDVAAVLMRLGIVARIQSVLQAGYRTTYMVWIRGADNQRRFLSQVGAFGPRASQATALQAALNDVKSNTNIDTLPREMFGRVRALMQERGISQRKMAELRGTAYGGSSHFRFAPSRNVLADYGERLQDPELQAAATSDLFWDTVVAIEPDGEEDVFDLTVPGPACWLADGIVSHNSGAIEQDADLIVFIYRDEVYNKDSSDKGIAEIIIGKQRNGPIGTVRLTFLGKYTKFENYVGHYYGEDEH; from the coding sequence ATGTTCGAGTCAGAGACCGCTGGGCCCCCGGCCAGTGTGACCGGCCTCGACGAACTGCGTGTCCCGCCATACAACCTCCACGCCGAGCAATCGCTGCTGGGCGGTCTGATGCTTGACAACGACGCCTGGGATCGCATCGCTGACATGGTCAGCGAGGCCGATTTCTATCGGCGCGAGCATCGTCTGATCTTCGAGGCCATCAGCCGGCTCGCTGAGGTCGACCAGCCGTTCGACGTGGTCACGCTGGCCGACAAGCTGGAGAGTAGCCAACGCCTGAATGAGGTCGGTGGCCTGTCCTATCTGGGTATACTGGCCGGCCAGACGCCGAGCGCAGCCAATATCACGGCCTATGCCAAGATCGTGCGTCAGGCGTCGGTACGACGTCAGATGATCGCGGCCGGTATCGCGATCGCCGATAGCGCCTACCATCCAGATGGCCGCGAGACCTCCGAGCTGCTCGACGAGGCCGAGCGGCGAGTCTTTGCCATCGCCGAGCAGGAGTCGCGTGGCGGCGGCGGTTTTCAGCCGATTCGCAGCCTGCTGACTCAGGCCGTCGAGCGCATCGATGCGCTCTATCTGCGCGATGAACCGATTACGGGGCTGGCCACGGGGTTTGCTGACTTCGATGAGATGACCTCAGGGCTCCAGCCCTCGGATCTCATCATCGTGGCGGGGCGTCCGTCGATGGGCAAGTGCGTGGCCGCCGACACCGAGATCCTGCTCGACGATGGTCGGGTCGCCACCATAGAAGACATCGTGCGCGCGCGTCAGGCGCGTCTGCTGACCCTGGGTGACGACTGGCGGTTCGGGTGGACGCAGCCGAGCGCCTTCGTCGATGACGGCCGCAAGCCGGTGTTTCGTGTCACTACTCGGCTGGGTCGCCGGATCGAGACCACGGCGCCCCATCCCTACCTGACGCCTGCCGGCTGGCGTCCGCTGTCCGAATTGCAGGTCGGGGAGTCGATCGCCGTGCCGCGCCGCCTGCCGATCTTCGGTCGGGAGGCCATGCGTGATTGCGAGGTCAAATTGCTCGGCTATTTGATCGGCGATGGCAGCCTGACCGGGACCCGACCGCTCTTCACCAATTCCGACCCTCGGGTTCGGGCGGATTTCAGTGCGGCTGTCGAGGCCTTTGGCGGAGTGCGTGCGACCGTCAAGCTGTTTCGGGACCGCACGGCTCAGGTCTCTGTTGCGTCCGACCAGTCGCGTCTCGCTGAGCTTCGGCAGTGTTTTGCCGACGCGCTTTGCTCGGCTTGCGAGCGAATCGAGTTGTCGCAGCGGTCGCTCGCCCTGTCCATCGGTGCGAGTCCGGCCAGCGTCTGCAATTGGGCACATGGCCGCCGTCTGCCGAATCCCGCGATGTTTGCAGCGCTTGAGTCCGTATTTGGTGATGAACTGACGACCTGCCTGCCCGACGGGCGGGAGAGTGCGGCAAAGAATGCGCCCAACGCCTTGACTCGCTGGCTGAAGACGCTGGGACTCTGGGGCCATGATGCTCACGCCAAGTTCGTCCCGGCGCCTGTATTTTGTCTGCCCAAGGACCAGTTGGCGCTCTTCCTCAATCGACTCTTCACGACCAACGGCTGGGCGACTGTGTTGACGAGCGGACAACCTCAGCTCGGTTACGCGACGGTCAGCGAGCGCCTGAGTCGACAAATACAGCATCTACTCTTGCGCTTCGGCATCATCGCCAAGCGCCGACAGCGACGCATCGAGCGCCTGGAAGGGGAAAGCCGCATCTGGCAACTGGATATCACGGATGCCGAGTCGATCGAGATCTTCGCGCGTGAGATCGGAATCTTCGCGAAGGAATCCGCACTGAGCCGGGTTCTGGAGGCGCTCCAGGGACGCCGACGCCAGACCAATTGCGATCTGATTCCACGCGCCTTTTGGGAGCGCATTGCGCGACTCAGGGGGGATGAGTCCTGGTCACATCTTGCTCAGTGCGCCGGCCTTCGAGGGACGAGCAATATCCATGTCGGGCGTCGCGACCTGTCGCGGCCACGTCTTGTAGCCTTGGCTGAAGCCTTAGAAGATCGCTATTTGGCGGATGTGGCCGCCGGCGACGTCTATTGGGATCGGATCGTCGCCATCGAGTCGCTCGGTGAGCGGCAGGTCTATGATCTGACCATCCCCGAGACACACAACTTCGTCGCCAACGACATCTGTGTGCACAACACCACCTTTGCGATGAATGTCGCCGAAAACATCGCCATCCAGTCCAAGCGCCCAGTGGCCGTTTTCAGTATGGAGATGCCCGGCGATTCGCTGGCCATGCGCATGATGTCCTCGCTCGGACGGATCGATCAGCATCGGGTGCGAACCGGCAGGCTGGAGGACGATGAATGGCCGCGTTTGACCTCGGCGGTCAATCTGCTGTCGGAGACCTCGATCTTCATCGACGACTCGCCGGCGCTATCGCCAATCGAGGTGCGCGCGCGTGCGCGCCGCCTGAAACGCGAGCAGGGCGATCTGGCCTTGATCGTGATCGACTATCTCCAGCTCATGCAGGCGCCTAGCGTGGGCGAAAACCGCGCGACCGAGATCTCGGCCATCTCGCGTGCGCTCAAGGGGCTGGCCAGGGAGCTGAACGTTCCGGTCATTGCGCTCTCACAGCTCAACCGCAGCCTGGAGAATCGCCCCAACAAGCGCCCGGTGATGTCGGATCTCAGGGAATGTGTGACGGGAGAAACCCTAGTCGTGCTGGCGGATGGGCGTCGTGTGCCGATTCGAGATCTCGTGGGTACCTGTCCCGATGTGGTGTCGATAGACGAGTCCGGTCGCTTGATCAAGGCCAAGTCCGACTGTGTGTGGTGCGTGGGGCGCCGCCCTGTATCCATCGTCCGGCTCGCGAGCGGGCGTCGGATTCGAGCCACGACTGAGCATCGTTTGGTGGGCGCGAATGGGTGGCAAACCGTTGGTGAGTTGACTCCAGGGTCACGTCTAGCGATTGCGCGTCGCTTACCTTCCCCTTTAGATAGCCAGCGCTGGCCGGATCATCATTTGATACTGCTTGCTCATTTGGTCGGTGGCGGCAGCTATCTGCGTGATCAGCCATTGCGTTATACGACCGCTTCGGAGGACAACAGCCGCATTGTATCTGCATGTGCATCTCAATTCGGCGTGCGCGTCAACCGCCATGCGGGAGTCGGTGCTTGGCATCAGCTCGTTTTCAGTGGCAACGGAAACCGCTGGCATCCGGCGGGCATCAATCTTTGGCTGCGTGATCTGGGTATTTTTGGGCAAAGATCTCATGAAAAGCGTCTGCCAACCGATTTGTTCCGTTTGGATAATGACCAGCTGGCATTGTTTCTGCGCCATCTTTGGGCAACTGATGGCAGGATTTCATTACGTAAGCCGGGGCAGAAAGGTAGTCACGGCGTGCATTTGAGCACGAACAGTCGAGGTCTTGCGGAAGATGTCGCGGCTGTATTGATGCGCTTGGGAATCGTTGCGCGGATTCAGTCTGTATTGCAAGCCGGTTATCGAACGACCTATATGGTTTGGATTAGAGGCGCTGACAATCAAAGACGTTTTTTGAGTCAAGTCGGCGCTTTCGGCCCGCGTGCATCGCAAGCTACAGCACTGCAAGCCGCACTGAATGATGTCAAATCGAACACAAATATTGACACGCTACCGCGCGAGATGTTCGGGCGTGTACGCGCGTTGATGCAAGAGCGAGGTATTTCGCAAAGAAAAATGGCGGAATTGCGTGGAACTGCCTATGGTGGTTCTTCTCACTTTCGTTTTGCGCCGTCGCGAAATGTATTGGCGGATTACGGAGAGCGGCTTCAAGATCCGGAGTTACAGGCTGCCGCCACCAGCGATTTGTTCTGGGATACCGTCGTCGCGATCGAGCCCGACGGAGAGGAAGATGTCTTCGATCTGACCGTTCCGGGGCCGGCGTGCTGGTTGGCGGACGGTATCGTCAGTCACAACTCTGGCGCCATCGAACAGGATGCAGACCTCATCGTCTTCATCTATCGCGACGAGGTCTACAACAAGGACAGCAGCGACAAGGGCATCGCCGAGATCATCATCGGCAAGCAGCGCAATGGCCCGATCGGGACCGTGCGCCTGACCTTCCTTGGCAAATACACCAAGTTCGAGAACTATGTTGGCCACTATTACGGCGAGGATGAGCACTGA
- the rplI gene encoding 50S ribosomal protein L9 — MEVILLKNVAKLGVLGDRVRVRSGYGRNYLIPRGFAVSATPENQKAFEARRAELERAAAEALAAAEARKAQFDGLTLTIARKVGDEGRLFGSVGAADIVEAAREAGLELAKSEVRLPDGPFRAIGEYEVRLHLHADVDARVKISIVPGN; from the coding sequence GTGGAAGTCATCCTGCTAAAGAACGTTGCCAAGTTGGGTGTGCTCGGGGACAGGGTCAGGGTTCGTTCGGGTTATGGTCGCAACTATCTGATCCCAAGAGGGTTCGCCGTGTCGGCGACGCCGGAGAACCAGAAGGCCTTCGAGGCGCGTCGCGCCGAGCTGGAGCGTGCCGCCGCCGAGGCCCTGGCCGCCGCCGAGGCGCGCAAGGCTCAGTTCGATGGGCTGACCCTGACCATCGCGCGCAAGGTCGGTGACGAAGGCCGACTGTTCGGTTCGGTCGGCGCCGCCGATATCGTCGAGGCCGCGCGCGAGGCCGGTCTGGAACTGGCCAAGTCCGAGGTGCGTCTGCCCGATGGCCCCTTCCGTGCCATCGGCGAGTACGAGGTCAGGCTGCACCTACACGCTGATGTGGACGCGCGGGTCAAGATCAGCATCGTCCCCGGCAACTAA
- a CDS encoding DUF2232 domain-containing protein codes for MKPLANFIMRGYSPATLVATVAGLLSLLIPFVGLISSAAVGLVTLRQGARPGMLLLGTSTLASGLIAWLALGSPLIGLGLLLVLWVPIWGLAIILRSTRALNLTVQLAALGGIVVVLVVRLIVNDPESYWRELIEPLRQSLLNDGLVEAEASEVLFARLTQWMTGAFATALVLQYLASLFLARSWQARLYNPGGFGAEFRALRVGSPVGWLFVLVLAWGLVAQGLALDLIPILGLLLFLQGLAVIHHLHELRKVHQGWLVALYVLLVFFMPQMVLLLISLGLIDLWADIRARVEQRVSGTGKS; via the coding sequence ATGAAGCCGCTGGCAAACTTCATCATGCGTGGCTACTCGCCGGCGACCCTGGTCGCGACGGTCGCGGGTTTGCTGTCGCTGCTGATCCCCTTCGTCGGCCTGATCAGCTCGGCGGCGGTCGGTCTGGTGACGCTGCGTCAGGGGGCCCGACCCGGGATGCTGTTGCTCGGCACCTCGACACTGGCCAGCGGCCTCATCGCCTGGTTGGCGCTCGGCAGTCCGCTCATCGGACTGGGGCTCTTACTGGTGCTCTGGGTGCCGATCTGGGGGCTGGCGATCATCCTTCGCAGCACGCGCGCGCTGAATCTGACCGTACAGCTGGCTGCCCTGGGTGGCATCGTGGTGGTGCTGGTCGTGCGTCTGATTGTGAATGACCCCGAGTCCTACTGGCGCGAACTCATCGAGCCGCTGCGTCAGTCGCTGCTCAACGATGGTCTGGTCGAAGCCGAGGCCAGTGAGGTGCTCTTTGCGCGCCTGACCCAGTGGATGACCGGCGCCTTCGCCACGGCCCTGGTGTTGCAGTATCTCGCCAGTCTCTTCCTCGCGCGGTCCTGGCAGGCACGGCTCTACAATCCGGGTGGATTCGGTGCCGAGTTCAGGGCGCTGCGCGTGGGATCGCCAGTGGGTTGGCTGTTCGTGCTGGTGTTGGCCTGGGGGCTCGTGGCTCAGGGATTGGCGCTGGATCTGATCCCCATCCTGGGTCTGCTGCTGTTTCTGCAAGGGTTGGCCGTGATCCATCATCTCCACGAGCTCCGCAAGGTCCATCAGGGCTGGCTGGTCGCGCTCTATGTGCTGTTAGTCTTTTTTATGCCGCAGATGGTGCTGTTGCTGATCAGTCTGGGGCTGATCGATCTCTGGGCCGATATCCGCGCCCGGGTCGAGCAACGTGTCTCCGGAACCGGGAAGTCCTAG
- the rpsR gene encoding 30S ribosomal protein S18, with translation MSRFFRRKRYCRFTAEGIAEIDYKDLNLLKAYISESGKIVPSRITGTSAKYQRQLARAIKRARYLALLPYTDSH, from the coding sequence ATGTCACGCTTTTTCCGCCGCAAGCGCTATTGCCGCTTCACCGCCGAAGGCATCGCCGAGATCGACTACAAGGATCTCAACCTGCTGAAGGCCTATATCAGCGAATCCGGTAAGATCGTCCCGAGCCGCATCACCGGCACCTCGGCCAAGTACCAACGCCAGCTCGCGCGGGCCATCAAGCGCGCCCGGTATCTGGCGCTGCTGCCCTATACCGACAGTCACTGA
- the rpsF gene encoding 30S ribosomal protein S6 has product MRHYEVVFLVHPSQSEQVPSMIDRYRASLEKRGGVVHRCEDWGRRPLAYPINKVHKAHYVLMNIECDREALDELANAFRFNDIVLRNLIIQRAAAVTEPSPLAKGSEERERTESLETDPDGNADGDNVSGNGDD; this is encoded by the coding sequence ATGCGACATTACGAAGTGGTTTTCCTGGTTCATCCGAGCCAGAGCGAGCAGGTGCCCAGCATGATCGATCGCTATCGGGCTAGCCTGGAGAAGCGGGGCGGTGTGGTACATCGCTGTGAAGACTGGGGGCGTCGTCCGCTCGCCTATCCCATCAACAAGGTGCACAAGGCCCACTATGTGCTGATGAACATCGAGTGCGATCGAGAGGCGCTCGACGAGCTGGCCAACGCCTTTCGGTTCAATGACATCGTGCTGCGCAATCTCATCATCCAGCGCGCGGCAGCCGTGACTGAGCCTTCACCGCTGGCCAAGGGCAGCGAGGAGCGCGAGCGTACCGAGAGCCTGGAGACCGACCCCGACGGCAACGCCGATGGCGATAACGTCAGTGGCAATGGCGACGACTGA
- a CDS encoding cyclic nucleotide-binding domain-containing protein, with protein sequence MGTEQDFESLRHSSLSANLTDDQVRALTGIAYCRRLADQEILIREGNIDNSLHVITEGALAVTRDLGKGEYTTIHVLRTGDLAGEMGFISGQPHTATIRSLGRTQVCSFEREAFESLLTEHPWLVYRVMQNIVKVSQDILRRMNAQHVELTKYVYSSHALF encoded by the coding sequence ATGGGTACCGAACAAGACTTCGAGTCACTGCGGCATTCCAGTCTGAGTGCCAATCTCACCGACGACCAGGTCCGGGCACTGACCGGCATCGCCTACTGCCGACGGTTGGCCGATCAGGAGATCCTGATCCGGGAGGGCAATATCGACAACAGTCTGCATGTGATTACGGAGGGTGCGCTTGCGGTCACGCGCGATCTGGGCAAGGGGGAGTACACCACTATCCATGTGCTGCGCACCGGCGATCTCGCTGGCGAGATGGGGTTCATCAGCGGCCAGCCGCACACAGCGACGATCCGCTCGCTCGGTCGCACACAGGTGTGCAGCTTCGAGCGGGAGGCCTTCGAATCGTTGCTCACCGAGCATCCCTGGCTCGTCTATCGGGTGATGCAGAACATCGTCAAGGTCAGCCAGGACATCCTGCGGCGCATGAATGCCCAGCATGTCGAATTGACAAAGTATGTGTACAGCTCACATGCGCTTTTTTGA
- a CDS encoding YgaP family membrane protein, translated as MKNILEQLPKNVGPLDRNIRLAAAGALILAGLITGSVILDILGLIVLATGAIGFCPAYLLFKIDTSKKG; from the coding sequence ATGAAAAACATCCTAGAGCAACTGCCCAAGAACGTCGGCCCCCTGGATCGCAACATTCGTTTGGCCGCCGCTGGCGCGCTGATCCTCGCTGGCCTCATAACCGGGAGCGTCATCCTCGACATCCTGGGTCTGATCGTGCTGGCCACAGGGGCCATCGGCTTCTGCCCGGCCTATCTCCTGTTCAAGATCGATACCAGCAAAAAGGGCTGA